The Aminiphilus circumscriptus DSM 16581 genome contains a region encoding:
- a CDS encoding PLP-dependent aminotransferase family protein, with protein sequence MSAQMWESLYSEVGRTLQPSPIRELLKLTKKPGMISFAGGMPDPDIFPVAEFEEASGILANRGKEILQYGATEGYEPLKAFLAEWMAPRMGRVTASEEMCITTGSQQVMDLFAAVMLDPGDVVIVEAPTYPGALHSLKNRGARFVSVPCDAEGMQVDLLPGIIESLRKEDKKVKFIYSIVNFQNPSGVTLSAARRRTLLETACKYGLPIFEDDPYGHLRFDGEHEPTIFSMDKEGIVLYACSFSKILAPGTRVAWVVGPKDIIRKMVMVKQGSDLCTSVVAQALVYEYCRLGHLDGFLPKILSHYRHKRDGMAKAFREYLPEKTEYAVPQGGFFFWLRLPGIDTKELFYKAVDRGVAFVIGESFFPGGGGNEFARTCFTFASETECEEGAKRLALAIGDLEK encoded by the coding sequence ATGTCCGCGCAAATGTGGGAGTCCCTGTACTCGGAGGTGGGGCGCACTCTGCAACCTTCGCCCATTCGGGAGCTGTTGAAGCTCACGAAAAAACCCGGCATGATCTCGTTCGCCGGGGGCATGCCCGACCCGGACATCTTTCCCGTGGCGGAATTCGAGGAGGCATCGGGAATCCTCGCGAACAGGGGGAAGGAAATTCTGCAGTACGGCGCCACCGAGGGATATGAGCCGCTCAAGGCTTTTCTCGCGGAATGGATGGCACCACGCATGGGACGTGTGACCGCTTCGGAGGAAATGTGCATCACCACAGGCTCGCAGCAGGTCATGGATCTTTTCGCCGCAGTCATGCTCGACCCCGGTGACGTCGTCATCGTCGAGGCTCCTACCTATCCAGGGGCACTTCATTCCCTGAAGAATCGCGGAGCCCGCTTCGTCTCCGTTCCCTGCGATGCGGAGGGCATGCAGGTGGATCTCCTTCCCGGCATCATCGAGTCCCTGCGCAAGGAAGACAAAAAAGTCAAGTTCATCTACTCCATCGTAAACTTCCAAAATCCCTCGGGAGTTACTCTGTCGGCGGCACGCCGGCGCACCCTCCTCGAAACGGCATGCAAATACGGTCTTCCCATCTTCGAGGACGATCCCTACGGCCATCTTCGCTTCGACGGCGAACACGAGCCCACGATCTTCTCCATGGACAAAGAAGGCATCGTCCTCTATGCCTGCTCTTTCTCGAAGATTCTCGCTCCGGGAACCCGCGTGGCCTGGGTTGTGGGTCCCAAGGACATCATCCGAAAAATGGTCATGGTCAAGCAGGGAAGCGATCTCTGCACCAGCGTGGTAGCACAGGCCCTGGTGTACGAATATTGCCGTCTCGGACATCTTGACGGATTCCTTCCCAAGATTCTTTCTCACTATCGGCACAAACGGGACGGCATGGCGAAGGCCTTCCGGGAGTACCTCCCGGAAAAGACGGAATATGCCGTTCCCCAGGGGGGCTTTTTCTTCTGGCTCCGCCTCCCCGGAATCGACACGAAAGAGCTTTTCTACAAGGCCGTGGATCGCGGCGTAGCCTTCGTCATCGGCGAATCCTTCTTCCCCGGTGGGGGCGGAAACGAGTTCGCCCGAACTTGCTTCACCTTCGCGAGCGAAACCGAGTGCGAAGAGGGGGCGAAACGACTGGCCCTCGCCATCGGCGACCTGGAAAAGTGA